TCTCAAGAGATTGCTCGTCGGCGGCGTGGAACGCGTGTTCGAGATCAACCGGAACTTCCGCAACGAGGGAATCGACACGCGGCACAACCCCGAGTTCACGATGCTCGAGGCGTACCAGGCGTACGGCGACTACGACTCCATGGCGGAGCTGACCCGCGCGCTGATCCAGGAGGCCGCGCTCGCCGCGACCGGGTCGCTGGTCGTGCCGACGCCGGACGGCGGCGAGCTGGACCTGTCGGGGGAGTGGCCGAAGGTGCCGGTGCTCGACGCCGTGTCCAAGGCCGTCGGCACCGAGGTGCGGCTCGACGCCGGCGTGCCGGCGCTGCGGGTGCAGGCCGACGGCGCCGGCGTGCCGGTCGACCCGGCGTGGGGGCCGGGGCAGATCGTGCTGGAGATGTACGAGCGGCTGGTGGAGTCGCGCACCGTGGAGCCGACGTTCTACGTGGACTTCCCGAAGGACGTGTCGCCGCTGACCCGCGAGCACCGGGCCGACCCGTTGCTCGCGGAGCGGTGGGACCTGGTGGCGCTGGGCCGCGAGATCGGCACCGCCTACAGCGAGCTGGTCGACCCGGTCGAGCAGCGTCGCCGCCTCACCGAGCAGGCGGCGTTGAAGGCCGGTGGCGACGCGGAGGCGATGTCGCTGGACGAGGACTTCCTGCGCGCGCTGGAGTACGGGATGCCGCCGACCGGTGGCATGGGAATGGGCGTCGACCGCCTTGTCGTGCTGCTCACCGGAGCGCCGAGCATCCGCGACGTCATCCTTTTCCCGTTGCTTCGCCCGGAGTAGCGGCGTGTTGGTTTTGCACGACGCCGCCACAAGGGGGACGATTCGCACGCTCGGTAAATCCCCCCAATGCCCAGGGAGTCAATGTGGCGCAGAAGATCCAGGTCATGCTCGTGTGCGACGTCTGTGAGGGCGGCAAGCCAGGGAGCGAGACGATCCCCTTCGCGGTGGACGGCTCGTCCTACGAGATCGACCTCTGTGACAAGCACGCGAAGGGGCTGCGCGACTCGGTCGCGTCGTACGTCGGGGCCGCCCGCAGGGCGTCCGCCGGCGGGTCCCGCCCGCGTGGCCGCGGCGGCCGCGGCAGTGCCGCCGACCGCCAGCGCACCCAGGAGATCCGCGCCTGGGCGCGCAAGAAGGGCATGCAGGTCTCCGAGCGGGGCCGGCTGTCCAGCGAGATCGTCGCCCAGTACGAGGCGGCGCACGGCAAGTAGCGTCCCGGGCACGGGGGACCCGGCCGCCCGCACGGCCGGGATCCACACAGCAGTGACCGAAGGCCCGCCCCTCGCCGGGGCGGGCCTTCGGCATTGGGGGTTTGGGTGACGGGACCGGACGGGTGGTGTCCGGAGGGGGTCCCGCGACTGAAGGAGCGCCGAGCGCAG
This sequence is a window from Mycobacteriales bacterium. Protein-coding genes within it:
- the lysX gene encoding bifunctional lysylphosphatidylglycerol synthetase/lysine--tRNA ligase LysX, yielding MTEPTAPAPDDDLPEQMRVRREKLDRLLATGAEAYPVGFPRTTTFAELREAYGALPPDTFTGDRVGVAGRVVLNRVTGKLTFATLRDGTGDCQVMLSLDRAGEEALERWKAFVDIGDHVGVEGEVITSRRGELSVLAERWEVTSKALRPLPDKWRGLSDVESRVRQRYVDLIVNPDARRMLAVRSAVVRSLRESLTGRAFLEVETPMLQPIHGGAAARPFQTHHNALNLPLFLRIAPELYLKRLLVGGVERVFEINRNFRNEGIDTRHNPEFTMLEAYQAYGDYDSMAELTRALIQEAALAATGSLVVPTPDGGELDLSGEWPKVPVLDAVSKAVGTEVRLDAGVPALRVQADGAGVPVDPAWGPGQIVLEMYERLVESRTVEPTFYVDFPKDVSPLTREHRADPLLAERWDLVALGREIGTAYSELVDPVEQRRRLTEQAALKAGGDAEAMSLDEDFLRALEYGMPPTGGMGMGVDRLVVLLTGAPSIRDVILFPLLRPE
- a CDS encoding Lsr2 family protein, with amino-acid sequence MAQKIQVMLVCDVCEGGKPGSETIPFAVDGSSYEIDLCDKHAKGLRDSVASYVGAARRASAGGSRPRGRGGRGSAADRQRTQEIRAWARKKGMQVSERGRLSSEIVAQYEAAHGK